One window of the Pseudofrankia sp. DC12 genome contains the following:
- a CDS encoding lytic murein transglycosylase: MRQVRRPQGRHRRIQAHTEAVHRLRTIGLPTVGLPAVLALLIVCQSPQHSGDTSAGGQAVPPATGTSYPMPSLDPDSLPAGYTTPSPGDAGDAQVPTGALATAAAGPGTSTGLVTLTSSDRRIPAPVLAAYQQAATALAGELPGCHLRWQLLAGIGKVESGNATGRQISPNGTVSPTILGPRLTGGGFARILDTDHGALDGDTTYDRAVGPLQFLPSTWTGAGRDGNNDGHKDPNNIHDAALAAGSYLCAHHRDLTNPAQLAAAIRAYNPSDAYVRAVLAWTTGYTTTTPTPITPPTAATGPTEGDAQTSGAGPYPVFALTPIGTAPETSSASPTPAACNALTITTGSLTATLTTTTLNLTARYTTPTGSDPDGTITLHTLARNPAGEALADTDRPLPLKPSDDLPVLLTQLPLDQLTDPGHTTTITLTLTTTPPGCPTQTLTTLTITNITRPATTPTTTPAATSTPTPTTSPTRSASPTPSASPHPTVSPTVTPTAP; encoded by the coding sequence GTGCGGCAGGTCCGACGGCCACAGGGACGCCACCGCAGGATCCAGGCACACACGGAAGCCGTCCACCGGCTGCGGACCATCGGCCTACCGACCGTCGGACTACCCGCCGTGCTCGCGTTGCTGATCGTCTGCCAGTCACCGCAGCACAGCGGCGACACCTCGGCCGGCGGCCAGGCCGTCCCGCCGGCCACGGGCACGAGCTATCCAATGCCGTCGCTCGACCCGGACAGCCTGCCCGCCGGCTACACCACCCCAAGCCCCGGCGATGCCGGCGACGCGCAGGTACCCACGGGCGCACTCGCGACCGCCGCGGCCGGGCCCGGCACGAGCACCGGCCTGGTCACCCTCACCAGCTCCGACCGCCGGATCCCCGCACCGGTCCTCGCCGCCTACCAGCAGGCCGCCACCGCCCTCGCCGGCGAGCTACCGGGCTGTCACCTGCGCTGGCAGCTCCTCGCCGGGATCGGCAAGGTCGAGTCCGGCAACGCCACCGGCCGCCAGATCAGCCCCAACGGCACGGTCTCCCCCACCATCCTGGGCCCCCGCCTCACCGGCGGCGGCTTCGCACGGATCCTCGACACCGACCACGGCGCCCTCGACGGCGACACGACCTACGACCGCGCCGTGGGCCCGCTGCAGTTCCTGCCCTCCACCTGGACCGGCGCCGGACGCGACGGCAACAACGACGGCCACAAGGACCCCAACAACATCCACGACGCCGCCCTCGCCGCCGGCAGCTACCTGTGCGCCCACCACCGCGACCTCACCAACCCAGCGCAACTCGCCGCCGCCATCCGCGCCTACAACCCCTCCGACGCCTACGTCCGCGCCGTCCTCGCCTGGACCACCGGCTACACCACCACCACACCCACCCCGATCACCCCGCCGACCGCCGCCACCGGTCCGACTGAGGGCGATGCACAGACCAGCGGGGCCGGCCCCTACCCCGTGTTCGCCCTCACCCCGATCGGCACCGCCCCCGAGACCTCATCCGCCTCCCCGACACCAGCCGCCTGTAACGCCCTCACGATCACGACCGGCAGCCTCACCGCCACCCTCACCACGACCACCCTCAACCTCACCGCCCGCTACACCACCCCCACCGGCTCAGACCCCGACGGAACGATCACCCTCCACACCCTCGCCCGCAATCCCGCAGGTGAGGCCCTCGCCGACACCGACCGGCCGCTACCCCTCAAGCCCAGCGACGACCTACCCGTCCTGCTCACCCAGCTCCCCCTCGACCAGCTCACCGACCCCGGCCACACCACCACCATCACCCTCACCCTCACCACAACCCCACCCGGCTGCCCCACCCAAACCCTCACCACCCTCACCATCACCAACATCACCCGACCCGCCACCACCCCCACCACGACCCCGGCCGCCACCAGCACCCCGACCCCAACCACCAGCCCCACCCGGTCAGCCAGTCCCACCCCCAGCGCGAGCCCGCACCCGACCGTCAGCCCCACCGTGACGCCTACGGCACCATGA
- a CDS encoding tyrosine-type recombinase/integrase, whose product MQHRESERRPVKGTVYKRCNCTDPVTRKELRKRCPKLSRSDHGSWWAMHDIPPGPGGRRRRASLGPYATSTEADQALADSLAQLNPGAGTTPDNRDLTFGRYLDWWIENRADLKPSTRRGYSKHIEIYLKPGLGHLKLIELRDDHFDELYKAMRQVGRDQGTRRPSFMLQRLLEVRRDDPARRRPLGATTIARVHATARKALNDAVRRPSMPLRANPSMHAERPKPRRRPALLWTTPRVAAWERTGRIPSPVMVWTPAQTGAFLDFAAADRLYPLWHLVAHRGPRRGEAVGLGWPEVDLDAATAFIADNDPGIDDPFDDYGDAEDETTKSRASDRTITLDRTTVTVLKIWQRRQNAERTAAGDQWVECGKVFTHPDGRPLTPDGVSQRFDRLVTRYTTIRREHAEHGWDIDRLAAYHRMPAASIRAALEQGPLPPIRFHDMRHNAASLTYHATRDMKAVQNLLGHASIQFTGDIYTTLFEEADRDAAEAAAGLVPRTNLPDGWADFQNSSDTTEAAAPDPGETKPPGIEGPDLGL is encoded by the coding sequence GTGCAGCACCGCGAGTCGGAGCGCCGTCCGGTGAAGGGCACCGTCTACAAGCGGTGCAACTGCACGGACCCGGTGACGAGGAAGGAGTTGCGGAAGCGGTGCCCGAAGCTGTCCAGGTCCGATCATGGTTCCTGGTGGGCGATGCACGATATTCCGCCAGGGCCAGGTGGGCGGCGGCGCCGTGCGTCTCTCGGTCCGTATGCGACCTCTACGGAGGCGGATCAGGCCCTGGCGGACTCGCTCGCCCAGCTGAACCCTGGAGCGGGAACCACGCCGGATAATCGGGATCTCACGTTCGGCCGTTACCTGGACTGGTGGATCGAGAACCGGGCGGACCTGAAGCCGTCGACCCGGCGCGGCTATTCCAAACACATCGAGATCTATCTGAAGCCCGGGCTGGGGCACCTAAAGCTCATCGAACTGCGCGACGACCACTTCGACGAGCTCTACAAGGCGATGCGGCAAGTCGGCCGAGACCAGGGCACCAGGCGTCCGTCGTTCATGCTGCAGCGGCTACTCGAAGTACGCCGAGACGATCCAGCACGGCGCCGACCACTTGGCGCGACGACCATCGCCCGGGTCCACGCGACCGCGCGAAAAGCTCTCAACGACGCGGTACGCCGGCCCAGCATGCCGCTGCGAGCGAACCCATCGATGCACGCCGAGAGGCCAAAGCCCCGTCGTCGCCCCGCCCTGCTGTGGACCACGCCGCGGGTCGCCGCGTGGGAACGCACGGGCCGAATCCCGTCGCCGGTGATGGTCTGGACGCCGGCGCAGACCGGGGCGTTTCTCGACTTCGCCGCCGCCGACCGGCTCTACCCGCTGTGGCATCTGGTCGCCCACCGTGGCCCGCGGCGCGGCGAGGCCGTCGGTCTCGGCTGGCCGGAGGTCGACCTGGACGCCGCGACGGCGTTCATCGCCGACAACGACCCTGGCATCGACGACCCGTTCGACGACTACGGCGACGCCGAGGACGAGACGACGAAAAGCCGCGCCAGCGACCGAACCATCACCCTCGACCGCACGACCGTCACCGTACTGAAGATCTGGCAGCGCCGGCAGAACGCCGAACGAACAGCCGCCGGCGACCAATGGGTCGAATGCGGCAAGGTCTTTACCCACCCCGACGGACGACCGCTCACACCAGACGGCGTCAGCCAGCGATTCGACCGGCTCGTCACCCGCTACACCACCATTCGCCGCGAACACGCCGAGCACGGCTGGGACATCGACCGTCTCGCCGCCTACCACCGCATGCCCGCAGCCTCCATCCGGGCCGCGCTCGAACAAGGACCGCTCCCACCGATCCGGTTTCACGACATGCGGCACAACGCGGCCAGCCTCACCTACCACGCCACCCGCGACATGAAGGCTGTCCAGAACCTGCTCGGCCACGCCTCGATCCAGTTCACCGGTGACATCTACACCACCCTGTTCGAAGAAGCCGACCGCGACGCCGCGGAAGCGGCCGCCGGCCTCGTTCCCAGAACCAACCTCCCCGACGGTTGGGCGGACTTCCAGAACAGCTCCGACACGACCGAAGCCGCCGCGCCAGATCCAGGCGAAACAAAACCGCCAGGCATTGAAGGCCCCGACCTCGGCCTCTGA
- a CDS encoding toll/interleukin-1 receptor domain-containing protein: protein MPRRSDNHTFISYSSKDRPVVWRIVEDLKSEGLDVWWDQTHLQFGARIREEINNGIRSSVSALVFISEASLQSRWVLNELDAAMLREISNESHVVIPVLLGNFNDSLVPADLRGKKYLDLRGDDWIGSYSRSRAGLLVTLKTLANLDVHDSPSPGVLVGDALVGYFATYSFRNPARVANLRPFFHNMLSSLRSAGRDDSWQTQALVRFLDRYGIFIGEQILLQAAEEKDFDGNGFTEDELTGLAEDLRTIAIIFQFQSSEPNEKMEMFIKDGEMRFRRVV from the coding sequence GTGCCACGACGCTCCGACAATCACACGTTCATCAGCTACAGCTCAAAGGACCGGCCTGTCGTCTGGCGTATAGTGGAGGATTTGAAAAGCGAAGGGCTTGACGTCTGGTGGGATCAGACTCACTTGCAATTCGGCGCTCGCATACGCGAGGAGATTAACAATGGAATACGCTCAAGCGTGTCAGCCCTCGTCTTTATATCCGAAGCTTCACTTCAATCGAGGTGGGTGCTCAACGAGCTTGACGCGGCGATGCTGCGCGAGATATCGAACGAATCTCACGTCGTGATTCCAGTACTGCTTGGAAACTTCAATGATTCCTTGGTGCCAGCAGATCTAAGGGGCAAAAAGTACCTAGATCTGCGAGGTGATGATTGGATTGGAAGTTACTCACGTTCCAGGGCTGGCCTACTGGTCACCTTGAAAACGCTCGCCAACCTAGATGTCCACGACTCTCCCTCACCAGGAGTCTTGGTGGGAGACGCTTTGGTAGGTTACTTCGCAACTTATTCGTTTAGGAATCCCGCTCGCGTCGCAAACCTTCGACCATTCTTTCACAACATGCTGTCGTCGCTAAGAAGCGCCGGCCGCGATGACAGTTGGCAGACCCAGGCTCTGGTTCGATTTCTGGATCGCTATGGGATTTTCATCGGAGAGCAGATTCTCCTACAGGCAGCCGAAGAGAAGGACTTTGATGGAAATGGATTCACAGAAGACGAGCTGACAGGGCTCGCAGAAGACCTCAGGACGATAGCCATTATCTTTCAATTTCAATCCAGCGAGCCAAACGAGAAGATGGAGATGTTCATTAAGGACGGAGAAATGCGGTTCCGCAGGGTCGTCTAA
- a CDS encoding PhzF family phenazine biosynthesis protein, protein MVTAHVVRVFSDANGHGGNPLGLIEDPVNLGPDERQAIAKTLGYSETIFLDDVEKAEISIHNLSRQIPFAGHAAVGAAWTIARLTGHHPSVLRTTGREAESWTDAAGVWVRAPLSMTPPWWAERLDDPRQVDDLDGPLSPTQDFTQLWAWIDEAAGIARMRTYAARVGIPEDEACGTGAMRLAAALGRRMTIHHGEGSIIHAAPGPAGYADIGGHVTEDPPRQL, encoded by the coding sequence GTGGTCACAGCACACGTCGTCCGCGTGTTCAGCGACGCCAACGGCCACGGCGGCAACCCGCTCGGCCTCATCGAAGACCCCGTCAACCTCGGCCCCGACGAGCGCCAGGCCATCGCCAAGACCCTCGGCTACAGCGAGACCATCTTCCTCGACGACGTCGAGAAGGCCGAGATCTCGATCCACAACCTCTCGCGCCAGATCCCGTTCGCCGGACACGCCGCGGTCGGCGCCGCCTGGACCATCGCCCGCCTCACCGGACACCACCCGTCCGTCCTGCGCACGACCGGCCGGGAGGCCGAGAGCTGGACCGATGCGGCCGGGGTCTGGGTCCGCGCGCCTCTGTCGATGACCCCGCCGTGGTGGGCCGAACGCCTCGACGACCCGCGCCAGGTCGACGACCTCGACGGCCCGCTCAGCCCTACCCAGGACTTCACCCAACTGTGGGCCTGGATCGACGAGGCCGCCGGCATCGCCCGCATGCGCACCTACGCCGCCCGCGTCGGCATCCCCGAAGACGAAGCCTGCGGCACCGGAGCCATGCGCCTCGCCGCCGCCCTCGGCCGCCGCATGACCATCCACCACGGCGAAGGCTCCATCATCCACGCCGCACCAGGACCCGCCGGCTACGCCGACATCGGCGGCCACGTCACCGAAGACCCACCCCGCCAGCTCTGA
- a CDS encoding helix-turn-helix transcriptional regulator, with protein sequence MTPRSPRPVTPPDFWQRPEVTEALARRDIGALLKTYQRWTGATQTQIATLCEVPQSHISHILRGKRQVTSLDMYERFANGLDIPRALLGLAETASPTAAPAPPVVLDEPAKPDRRIVLAGAAGAMAAASTDVDLGTAAATHALAFLDRYGMARLDPLTVEQFADDTRRLAIDYMSAAPEAILSQAVPLRARVFAAIDRPNRPDQLRDLHLIAGQLSGILAYATMDVGRTNVAMTNARAALLCADLAGHRDLAVWARGTQSLIARLDGRYTEAARYINAGMELHPTGTAFARLVCGQAQCHANLGNLAGTHKALDAAKHATDQAKPDEFAVGLFGFPRTKVHFYGTSALIWFADRDSARISDREATTAIEMFETGPAEERYVGDELLGHIYQATSRLHLGDVEAARESLRPVLTIPEPQRVEWHRRSLGRMSTLLTTGPYRGISLAADLREEITAF encoded by the coding sequence ATGACCCCACGCAGCCCCCGCCCCGTCACCCCGCCCGACTTCTGGCAACGCCCCGAGGTCACAGAAGCCCTGGCCAGACGCGATATCGGCGCTCTGCTGAAGACCTACCAGCGGTGGACCGGCGCGACCCAAACCCAGATCGCCACCCTGTGCGAGGTCCCCCAGTCGCACATCTCGCACATTCTCAGGGGAAAGCGCCAGGTCACCAGCCTGGATATGTATGAGCGGTTCGCGAACGGTCTGGACATCCCGCGCGCCCTGCTCGGACTCGCCGAGACCGCAAGCCCCACCGCCGCGCCGGCCCCGCCCGTGGTGCTCGACGAGCCGGCCAAGCCCGACCGGCGAATCGTCCTCGCCGGTGCCGCCGGAGCGATGGCCGCTGCGAGCACTGACGTCGATCTGGGAACCGCGGCCGCCACGCACGCCCTCGCGTTCCTGGACCGGTACGGCATGGCCAGGCTGGACCCGCTCACCGTCGAGCAGTTCGCCGACGACACCCGCCGCCTTGCCATCGACTACATGTCCGCCGCGCCCGAGGCGATCCTGTCCCAGGCCGTCCCGCTCCGCGCCCGAGTGTTCGCCGCGATCGACCGGCCGAACCGGCCCGACCAGCTCCGCGACCTGCACCTGATCGCCGGCCAGCTCTCCGGCATCCTCGCCTACGCCACCATGGACGTCGGCCGGACCAACGTCGCGATGACGAACGCCCGCGCGGCCCTGCTGTGCGCCGACCTCGCCGGACACCGCGACCTCGCCGTCTGGGCACGCGGCACCCAAAGCCTGATCGCCCGCCTGGACGGCCGCTACACCGAAGCCGCCCGCTACATCAACGCCGGCATGGAACTACACCCGACCGGAACCGCTTTCGCCCGCCTCGTCTGCGGCCAGGCCCAGTGTCACGCGAATCTGGGGAACCTTGCCGGAACCCATAAGGCGCTCGACGCGGCGAAGCACGCCACCGACCAGGCCAAGCCCGACGAGTTCGCCGTCGGCCTGTTCGGCTTCCCCCGAACGAAGGTCCACTTCTACGGCACGAGCGCTCTGATCTGGTTCGCCGACCGGGACAGCGCCCGCATCTCCGACCGTGAAGCAACGACCGCTATCGAGATGTTCGAGACCGGGCCTGCCGAGGAGCGGTACGTCGGCGACGAGCTGCTCGGCCACATCTACCAGGCCACGTCACGCCTGCACCTCGGCGACGTCGAGGCCGCCCGCGAATCTCTGCGCCCCGTCCTGACGATCCCGGAACCACAGCGGGTCGAGTGGCACCGTCGCAGCCTCGGCCGCATGTCCACCCTCCTCACCACCGGCCCTTACCGCGGGATATCGCTCGCCGCCGACCTGCGCGAAGAGATCACCGCCTTCTAA
- a CDS encoding helix-turn-helix transcriptional regulator: MALNHRMAKLRIGQQRLSDRSGVSVTTVRALQRGSRGRRVQNPTLAAICRALDWPADHLLRVLVGDPVATDFADVSVAQEVLAAIVRIERYVEEIARVIGAS; the protein is encoded by the coding sequence GTGGCCCTCAACCACCGGATGGCGAAGCTCCGCATCGGACAGCAGCGGCTCTCCGACCGGTCCGGGGTCTCCGTGACGACCGTGCGCGCGCTCCAGCGCGGAAGCAGAGGCCGCCGGGTCCAGAACCCCACACTGGCCGCGATCTGCCGTGCCCTGGACTGGCCCGCCGATCACCTGCTGCGGGTCCTGGTAGGCGATCCAGTCGCGACCGACTTCGCCGACGTCAGCGTGGCCCAGGAGGTCCTCGCAGCGATCGTGCGCATCGAGCGCTACGTCGAGGAGATCGCCCGCGTGATCGGGGCGTCCTAG
- a CDS encoding FtsK/SpoIIIE domain-containing protein — protein sequence MRRINGDRRFPSLPARHDKIRIPLWWVVVGMLGRLAGRCLLVVLRHPVAVGVLVILTAFYRQTGVLGLGALAGFVVLVSGAWRLAHRASFDRAAWWSWGRLRLVAVYRRKWRPATLHCGLAIQIPASNAETVSFHEYFPRIRGFRASPAVESLRVELLPGQTPELWAEQAEALRHVYRARACRVRSDQVGFIWLDFYRRDPLDRPVTPADVDGPDGPDGLDHLPIGRREDGGPWLLPLRGSHVLVAGATGSGKGSVLWSLIRALGPAVATGLAELWVCDPKGGMEMAAGAPLFARFAYDLPAIADLLDDAVARMQTRADGLRGVARLHTPTVGDPLIVVLVDEIAALTAYVTDRDLKRRLSASLGLLLSQGRAPGVVVVAAVQDPRKETLPFRDLFPVRVALRLVEAEQVDLVLGAGSHDKGARCQDIPPNLQGTGYVAEDGGGDPVRVRASWPDDAEIRRTIDRHSAPAAGALAVLRPVPPRLELPGPTIAPEIADILRARGMGHLLGLDGPARRRRLAWPWRKGDVPRLRLGGPAGGWVPDTDRPVDGWVPDLTEYGDPWAEK from the coding sequence ATGCGCAGAATCAACGGGGACCGCCGTTTCCCGTCCCTGCCCGCACGTCACGACAAGATCCGCATCCCGCTGTGGTGGGTCGTCGTCGGCATGCTCGGCCGCCTCGCCGGCCGCTGCCTGCTTGTCGTGTTGCGCCATCCGGTCGCGGTCGGCGTGCTCGTGATCCTGACGGCGTTCTACCGCCAGACCGGCGTGCTCGGCCTCGGCGCGCTGGCCGGCTTCGTCGTGCTCGTGTCGGGGGCCTGGCGGCTGGCGCATCGGGCGTCGTTTGACCGGGCGGCCTGGTGGAGCTGGGGCCGGCTGCGCCTGGTGGCGGTGTATCGGCGGAAGTGGCGGCCGGCGACGTTGCATTGCGGCCTGGCGATCCAGATCCCCGCGTCCAACGCCGAGACGGTCAGCTTCCACGAGTACTTCCCCCGTATCCGTGGCTTCCGCGCCTCGCCCGCGGTCGAGTCGCTGCGCGTCGAACTGCTCCCGGGTCAGACACCGGAGCTGTGGGCAGAGCAGGCCGAAGCGCTACGGCACGTCTACCGGGCACGGGCATGCCGGGTCCGCAGCGACCAGGTCGGATTCATCTGGCTCGACTTCTACCGCCGCGACCCCCTCGACCGGCCCGTGACCCCGGCCGATGTCGACGGACCCGACGGACCCGACGGTCTCGACCATCTTCCGATTGGACGGCGTGAGGACGGCGGCCCGTGGCTGCTGCCCCTTCGCGGATCTCACGTCCTGGTCGCCGGGGCGACAGGGTCGGGGAAGGGCTCGGTGCTGTGGTCGCTGATCCGCGCACTCGGCCCCGCCGTCGCCACAGGTCTCGCCGAGCTATGGGTGTGCGATCCCAAAGGCGGAATGGAGATGGCCGCGGGAGCACCGCTGTTCGCCCGGTTCGCCTACGACCTGCCTGCCATCGCCGATCTCCTCGACGACGCCGTAGCCCGCATGCAGACCCGTGCCGACGGGCTACGCGGTGTGGCCCGGCTTCACACGCCGACGGTGGGCGATCCGCTCATCGTGGTCCTGGTCGACGAGATCGCCGCCCTGACTGCCTACGTGACAGATCGCGATCTCAAGCGGCGCCTCTCGGCGTCACTGGGCCTCCTGCTGTCCCAGGGCCGCGCGCCGGGCGTTGTCGTTGTGGCTGCGGTCCAGGACCCGCGTAAGGAGACGTTGCCGTTCCGGGACCTGTTCCCGGTCCGGGTCGCGCTGCGCCTGGTGGAAGCCGAGCAAGTCGACCTCGTGCTTGGGGCCGGATCCCACGACAAGGGCGCCCGCTGCCAGGACATCCCACCGAACCTGCAAGGCACCGGCTACGTGGCCGAGGACGGCGGCGGCGACCCTGTCCGGGTCCGCGCGTCCTGGCCCGACGACGCGGAAATCCGTCGGACCATCGACCGCCACAGCGCTCCGGCGGCCGGCGCGCTGGCGGTGCTGCGCCCGGTCCCACCACGGCTGGAACTGCCCGGACCGACGATCGCACCGGAGATCGCTGACATCCTGCGTGCCCGTGGCATGGGGCATCTCCTCGGCCTCGACGGGCCGGCTCGGCGTCGGCGGCTCGCCTGGCCCTGGCGCAAGGGAGACGTACCGCGTCTCCGTCTGGGCGGGCCGGCGGGGGGCTGGGTGCCGGACACCGATCGACCGGTCGACGGCTGGGTGCCGGATCTCACCGAGTACGGCGATCCCTGGGCCGAGAAGTGA
- a CDS encoding replication initiator yields the protein MTGPDQDDADPGPAATGAGEEPRPGSRAARMRMPLARQVVEAVAVEEGVCVRPVALRRVDLDTGETAIVPAPCGATLASKCPPCAERARRLRMAQCKTGWHLDDEPLPPPDPPDDEAKQLGRLRADLEAIRTEAEKTGDTAGVADADEMIGQVDEHLADLGVRGKAAPDDRERPRRTRSTRRRQDAPDLPRLPVDKRTIGRTFTAPDGTAWRPSMFLTLTCDTYGRVFADGTPMDPDTYDYGRAARDAIHFPKLVDRFWQNLRRAVGWEVQYFAALEPQRRLAPHLHAAFRGTVPRVLLRQVAAATYHQVWWPPTDRPIYPAAGPGLPAWDEQTGGYVDPTTGAELVSWEEALDAIGPDDEPAHVVRFGPQIRADGVTSNSDTAGRLIGYLTKYLTKSLDGCHAITTDRQRAHVDRLAATLRHEPCSPSCANWLLHGIAPKNARPGLVPGRCKGKAHRRETLGFGGRRVLVSRKWSGKTLGDHRADRVDFVREQLQALGKHADPNSPAARAADETRADARRVAWELVRPGDPDAPRREHLILHAVAERQRWRTQLADPAATGPPPGGPPDEARSSDPLHARTEEGP from the coding sequence GTGACCGGCCCGGACCAGGACGACGCCGACCCCGGACCCGCCGCCACGGGAGCGGGCGAGGAACCGCGGCCCGGATCTCGGGCGGCCCGGATGCGGATGCCCTTGGCGCGTCAGGTTGTGGAGGCGGTCGCGGTCGAGGAGGGCGTGTGCGTGCGGCCGGTCGCGTTGCGCCGCGTCGACCTCGACACCGGCGAAACCGCCATCGTTCCCGCACCGTGCGGCGCGACGCTGGCCTCGAAATGCCCGCCCTGCGCGGAACGGGCTCGTCGGCTGCGGATGGCGCAATGCAAGACCGGCTGGCATCTCGACGACGAACCCTTGCCCCCGCCGGACCCGCCCGACGACGAGGCCAAACAACTCGGCCGGCTACGCGCTGACCTCGAAGCGATCCGCACCGAAGCCGAAAAGACCGGCGACACGGCCGGGGTCGCTGATGCCGACGAGATGATCGGACAAGTCGACGAGCACCTGGCCGACCTCGGCGTCCGTGGGAAGGCTGCGCCGGACGATCGGGAACGACCTCGGCGGACGCGTTCGACTCGGCGGCGTCAGGACGCTCCGGATCTGCCTCGGCTGCCTGTCGACAAGCGGACGATCGGGCGGACCTTCACCGCGCCGGATGGCACGGCCTGGCGGCCGTCGATGTTCCTCACGCTGACCTGTGACACCTACGGCCGCGTGTTCGCGGACGGCACGCCGATGGACCCGGACACCTACGACTACGGGCGGGCTGCGCGGGATGCGATCCACTTCCCGAAGCTCGTCGACCGGTTCTGGCAGAACCTGCGGCGCGCGGTCGGCTGGGAGGTGCAGTACTTCGCGGCCCTGGAACCGCAGCGGCGGCTCGCTCCGCATCTGCATGCCGCGTTCCGCGGAACGGTCCCGCGCGTACTACTTCGGCAGGTCGCGGCCGCGACCTATCACCAGGTCTGGTGGCCACCCACCGATCGACCCATCTACCCGGCCGCAGGTCCAGGGCTACCCGCCTGGGACGAGCAGACCGGCGGCTACGTCGACCCGACGACCGGCGCCGAGCTGGTCTCGTGGGAAGAGGCGCTCGACGCGATCGGACCGGATGACGAACCGGCGCACGTCGTGCGGTTCGGGCCGCAGATCCGCGCGGACGGCGTCACCTCGAACAGCGACACCGCCGGCCGGCTGATCGGCTACCTGACCAAGTACCTCACCAAGTCACTCGATGGCTGTCACGCCATTACGACCGACCGGCAACGCGCCCACGTCGACCGCCTGGCCGCGACGCTGCGGCACGAGCCGTGCTCGCCGAGCTGCGCCAACTGGCTGCTGCACGGCATCGCCCCGAAGAACGCCCGGCCCGGCCTCGTACCCGGCCGGTGCAAAGGCAAGGCGCACAGGCGGGAGACGCTCGGGTTCGGCGGCCGGCGCGTCCTGGTCTCCCGCAAATGGTCCGGCAAGACCCTCGGCGACCACAGAGCCGACCGCGTCGACTTCGTCCGCGAACAGTTGCAAGCACTCGGCAAGCACGCCGACCCGAACAGCCCAGCGGCGCGAGCGGCCGACGAGACCCGGGCCGACGCGCGGCGTGTCGCCTGGGAGCTGGTCCGTCCCGGCGACCCGGACGCGCCGCGGCGCGAGCACCTGATCCTGCACGCCGTCGCCGAGCGGCAACGCTGGCGGACCCAACTCGCCGATCCCGCGGCCACCGGACCGCCACCAGGCGGCCCGCCCGACGAGGCTCGATCCTCCGATCCGCTGCACGCTCGTACCGAGGAGGGACCGTGA
- a CDS encoding helix-turn-helix domain-containing protein, translated as MTKLLLTPAEAADQLGLGRSTVYELMAAGELESLCIGRARRIPCDALAAYIERLRGQQNGSAA; from the coding sequence GTGACCAAGCTCCTTCTGACCCCGGCAGAGGCGGCCGACCAACTCGGCCTCGGCCGCTCCACCGTCTACGAACTCATGGCCGCCGGCGAGCTGGAATCGCTGTGCATCGGACGGGCGCGGCGCATCCCCTGCGATGCACTGGCCGCCTACATCGAACGCCTACGCGGCCAGCAGAACGGCTCGGCCGCATGA